One window of the Synergistaceae bacterium genome contains the following:
- a CDS encoding type II secretion system GspH family protein — translation MKKRIYPGFTLIEIMLAVALVGIIAATALAPLVFTVESLKDTQKQWGARIKERAAVENIFADVRGAVENPSFAPLRTIHNGGLTVQEDDRLLIWSASPVREGGIVSLVVYRVLTGSALDNKKGGLYRWILEGVKSDPNLSGELFSKGLIAASRSLITSSEDPIKFDSDKLKAEDGRMVLPDAEGMRISVWSGTDWVQDYEGSVPEALKIGITIKGKKHVYEEWFPAIRH, via the coding sequence ATGAAAAAGCGCATATACCCGGGGTTTACCCTTATAGAGATAATGCTGGCCGTAGCGCTTGTTGGAATAATAGCTGCAACGGCGCTTGCTCCTCTGGTTTTTACGGTAGAATCACTGAAAGATACGCAAAAACAGTGGGGGGCGCGCATAAAAGAACGTGCCGCAGTTGAAAATATATTCGCTGATGTGCGCGGCGCCGTTGAAAATCCATCCTTTGCTCCTTTGCGTACAATACACAATGGCGGACTTACAGTCCAGGAAGACGACAGACTTCTGATATGGTCTGCATCACCTGTGCGGGAGGGTGGCATTGTCTCTCTCGTCGTCTACAGAGTGCTGACCGGTTCTGCTTTAGACAATAAGAAAGGCGGACTTTACAGATGGATACTGGAGGGTGTGAAGTCGGATCCCAATTTATCAGGGGAGCTTTTCTCAAAAGGCCTTATCGCGGCCTCCCGCTCGTTGATCACTTCCTCAGAGGATCCGATAAAGTTTGACTCCGACAAGCTGAAAGCCGAAGATGGCAGGATGGTCCTGCCGGATGCAGAAGGGATGCGGATATCAGTATGGTCCGGAACCGACTGGGTCCAAGACTATGAAGGATCCGTTCCTGAGGCATTGAAAATTGGGATCACAATAAAGGGAAAGAAGCATGTCTATGAAGAGTGGTTCCCGGCTATACGCCACTAA